The following DNA comes from Sebastes umbrosus isolate fSebUmb1 unplaced genomic scaffold, fSebUmb1.pri scaffold_80_arrow_ctg1, whole genome shotgun sequence.
TCGGAGACAAACGGAGACGACTGAAGAGACGTTTAACTAACCAAGTGCAGCAGATCAATAAACGTGATTATTATCAGAGATAACTAATATTAGTTTGTTTTCTGAGTCGAAAAGGAACAGAATCAATTCAGTGATTCATTATTgatgatttgatttattgacacatttaaaaagtgAATTTAAACGATGCAACATGAAACGATTCTATTAGTTCTTTTGAGTTAAATTCTGAAATGATGAAACGTTAACGATTAAATCAATTTATTAATGAGTTAatctttttatattatattctgttaaCTCATGCAGACGTATGATTAACTCTGCGATagtaaaaactttatttaaaaagttattaatttgattaattttgaAGCTCAAATTAGTTGATGTAACGGAGCATGTTTCCTCTCCGTTCTCACAAATACAAACGTCTCTTTAAATGTGTCAATAACCTGACTGATtctaactatatatatataaaaccgTAACAATCACCTCCGTCGATTATAACGTGAAATGTTTCCGACGTTAATCTTCAGTCTTTGGTCATAAAGTTTTAGTTTGTAATAAACTGTGTTTTCTGCTGCAGCATTAAATGATGATGAAACGTTAATATGAAAACACATCAGAGTGAGACATCGCCACGACTTCATAGCTTtggtaaaaagataaaaaaaaaaaaaaaaaaatgtcctctgctcttcatcgttatcatcatcatcatcacttccACTCTCTTTCTTTAGAAACACCTTCATCGTGCTGCCGAGTCTTCTTCACCTGCTGAAGCAACGGCAGAGTTAAaaccgggaggaggaggaggagaagaagagagcgGCGCTCCGTCCTGCATCAGCCAGAAGACCacgacgaagaggaggaggatgaggaggaggatgaggaggaggaggaggaagaggaggaggtctgAGCAGCTACAGCAGCGAACACCTGAAGAAGCTCTTTTTGGAGCGAGACTCTGTGATTTTAACCGGCCCGCCTCCACCTGACGGGTTGTTGTCGTTCTGGAGGaaacaaaggtcaaaggtcaagattGTCATTCattatgatatatgatatactatatactatatatatatatatatatatatatgtgtatatatatatatatatatatacataaacatatactatactacgactttttacGTTATTCAACAtaaactatgaatttttttttcttttttcgacattctatactaagaattttttttcatgaaattttttttacatactataatatgacttttttttactattttttgacatactataccatgactttttttcatgaattttttttacatactataatatgactttttttcattcattttttcaacatactatactaagaatTTTTTCTCATGAATTCTTACGACATACGTTCTTATGACTTTTCTTGGtgaaaagtcgtagtatagtatgacatCTGTCTGGATAAAAGgattattattgaaataatattTCCTCTCGGCTGACGGTTGCTTTGTGAacgtctctgtctttctgtcttttttaataAAGTCACCATCTTTCTGTTGAGTCTGGTCATGATGTCTCTGCCGAGTGTAAAGAAGCCCTGCGGAGGAGAAAGACATCACATTCACATCtggatgcttttattttgttatttattacgTAACGAGGTGAAGTAAAGTGACGAGTCGTGACTCACCTCTTCCACGTTGATGCTCGACTTAGCGCTGGTTTCCAGAAACTTGATGCCGTAATCGATCGCCAGCTGAACAACGAGGAGAGACGGAGTTAAACTGAGACGTTAATATTCAACACAGGAGACGACTCAACATCTGAGTTCATTCATCACTCTGGAAAATACAGAAACGTTGTAAAGACGTCAGTTTGTattaagaaaagaagaaaaagctaAAAGTGAAGTTGCATTTTCAGATGATCAATAAAGTCTCCAGCTCGTTATTGGCTCTAATAACTGGGACTGCGATATGATTGATCAAAGtgtaatatgtttttaaataaaaaagaacttCACATTAGATGCAAAGTCCTTTTATAATACTGTactttaattcttattattattatttatattatattttctataaaatgactttgtaaaataacttttagtcatttatttagttaagtttcattatttgatttgttttcttgttttgattCGTCTCATTTTAAAGCACTTCCTAACGCTGCTGTAGTGTAAATACAGTTTcttattaatatacagtatttagaaATGAACAgaccttctctcctctctccttggaCACTTGTCTCTTGTCGTTCATGTCACATTTGTTTCCCAGAACCATTCTCTCCACGTCTGAAGACGCGTGCTGAAACAAACATGGAGTCCGTTACGGTCGAGGTCACATGACCCGTCACGGTCGAGGTCACATGACCCGTTACGGTCGAGGTCACATGACCCGTCTGTAGTCCAACATTTAATATGAAAACTGGATGTTACGTAACGCCGACGCCGGGTCTCATTAACTCTGCACGTCATTTTCTCACAACTATCACGTCACTCTCCAGTAAAGGTCCTGGTAGAACCATCCGGTCCACGTAGAACCATCCGGTCCTGGTAGAACCATCCGGTCCTCCATCCGGTCCACGTAGAACCATCCGGTCCTGGTAGAACCATCTGGTCCTCCATCCGGTCAACGTAGAACCATCCGGTCCTGGTAGAACCATCTGGTCCTCCATCCGGTCAACGTAGAACCATCCGGTCCACCATCCAGTCCACGTAGAACCATCCGATCCTGGCAGAACCATCCGGTCCTCCATTCAGTCCACGTAGAACCATCCGGTCCTGGTAGAACCATCCAGTCCACGTAGAACCATCCGGTCCTGGTAGAACCATCCGGTCCATGTAGAACCATCCGGTCCTCCATCCGGTCAACGTAGAACCATCCAGTCCATGTAGAACCATCCGGTCCTGGTAGAACCATCCGCTCCCGGTAGAACCATCCGCTCCCGGTAGAACCATCCGCTCCCGGTAGAACCCCAGTGAGAGCTGCATGCGTATACTGGATGCACCAGATGGCAGCACTGACTCGTAGATGAGCCGTGACGGCGCCTTTGAAGCTTCGGTCACTTCACTTTTCACGTGTCGTGACACATCCCCGCGCTCGcacatgtgatgatgtcatgtgatgggtgtgatgtgatgtgatgaggtcatgtgatgatgtcatgtgatgatgtcatctgaTGGGTGTGATGTCATGTGATGAGgtcatgtgatgatgtcatgtgatgatgtcatgtgatgattgtgatgtgatgatgtcatgtgatgatgtcatctgaTGGGTGTGATGTCATGTGATGAGgtcatgtgatgatgtcatgtgatggatgtgatgtgatgattgtcatgtgatgatgtcatgtgatgatgtcatgtgatgggtgtgatgtcatgtgatgaggtcatgtgatgatgtcatgtgatggatgtgatgtgatgattgtcatgtgatgatgtcatgtgatgatgtcatgtgatgatgtcatgtgatgggtgtgatgtcatgtgatgaggtcatgtgatgatgtcatgtgatggatgtgatgtgatgattgtcatgtgatgatgtcatgtgatgggtgtgatgtcatgtgatgaggtcatgtgatgatgtcatgtgatggatgtgatgtgatgattgtcatgtgatgatgtcatgtgagAGGGTGGGCGTGGCGTACCTCCTCGATGTTGCGTATCCAGTTCCTGATGTTATCGAAGGACTTCTCGTTGGTGATGTCATAAACCAGCATGATGCCCTGGAacacagcagacaggaagtgagtgCAGAGGAAGTGACACACGCTGTGACATCAGCACAGGAATGATTGACACATCATCCGTCCAAtagcagagagggaagcagGAGGGGGCGTGTCTTACCATGGCTCCTCTGTAATAGGCCGTCGTGATCGTCCTGAACCGCTCCTGACCCGCCGTGTCCCTGCAGGGACATCAGACACATTATTGATCAGCATGTATTGATCCTCACCGATCGGCATGTATTGATCCTCACTGATCGGCATGTATTGATCCTCACTGATCGGCATGTATTGATCCTCACTGATAGATTCATGACGTGTCGATCAAACTCACCAGATCTGAAGTTTGATTTTCTTCCCGTCCAGTTCGATCGTTCTGATTTTAAAGTCGATTCctgaaacaaaagaaagagaaaagactgAAACCAGCTGATCTACAGGTCACCAGACAGGTCACCAGACAGGTCACCAGACAGGTTACCAGACAGGTTACCAGACAGGTCACCAGACAGGTCACCAGACAGGTCACCAGACAGGTCACCAGACAGGTCACCAGACAGGTCACCAGACAGGTTACCAGACAGGTCACCAGACAGGTTACCAGACAGGTCACCAGACAGGTCACCAGACAGGTCACCAGACAGGTCACCAGACAGGTTACCAGACAGGAAACGAAAGAAAAGATGGTTGTATGTAAGATAAGAAATtaagatgtatttattaaacGTTTGACGGTTTCCTGTCGCCACTATTAAACTTGTTGCCACTAACGGCAACCAAAGGCCAAGCATTCGTTGCCAATTTCCCAAAATGGTTGACAACGGCAACCTGGCAACCGTCACTGCCGAGCCCCGTGGAGACGAACAACGGCCACGTCATCGTGACGCCACAAGACGTTACCACGGGCAACCAGAAACAACAGCACTCTGAGCTGTTAGATGTGAACCAGGTGTGACGCGGTTAACTCCACCCGGCTGAGGGGCGTTTGTTTCTCAGCTGACTGGCTGCGTCTCTGGGAGGAAGTCAACCAGAGTTTTAACAAACAAACGTGACCAAACGTTCCTTCCTGCCTCCGACAAGAAAATCTGTTTCCAAGAAGCTCCGGATACGAAGCGTGGCGCCGTGACAGCTTCTGTTTCCTGCTGCGGGGGGGAGGA
Coding sequences within:
- the LOC119484496 gene encoding ras-related protein Rab-8B isoform X2, yielding MAKTYDYLFKLLLIGDSGVGKTCLLFRFSEDAFNTTFISTYGIDFKIRTIELDGKKIKLQIWDTAGQERFRTITTAYYRGAMGIMLVYDITNEKSFDNIRNWIRNIEEHASSDVERMVLGNKCDMNDKRQVSKERGEKLAIDYGIKFLETSAKSSINVEEGFFTLGRDIMTRLNRKMNDNNPSGGGGPVKITESRSKKSFFRCSLL
- the LOC119484496 gene encoding ras-related protein Rab-8B isoform X1, which codes for MGIMLVYDITNEKSFDNIRNWIRNIEEHASSDVERMVLGNKCDMNDKRQVSKERGEKLAIDYGIKFLETSAKSSINVEEGFFTLGRDIMTRLNRKMNDNNPSGGGGPVKITESRSKKSFFRCSLL